Genomic window (Juglans microcarpa x Juglans regia isolate MS1-56 chromosome 2S, Jm3101_v1.0, whole genome shotgun sequence):
attttaaaatttgaaaaagttaaattgtttattatactttgtgtgagaatttgaaaaaatttgttttgagatttgaaaaagctgaattatttattatatttgtgtggtaatttgaaaaagttgtaataatgaagaTGAGATAAGtcgagatgagttgaggtgaattttgaattcaaacagcCCCTTAAGGTCGCTAAGGTTATGTGATATAAATAAGGAGAAATTTTGTCACCCAGTTATAGTATTCTCGTAGAAAAAGGCTTGATTTATAAAGAGATCTCTCAAaagtaaatttagaaaatgatgtaGTTTATTGTGTTATCTTAgattataaagatatttttattataaagattTAACGTATTACATATgtccacatcaatttgtgagcctttgtgtgagtttttttataaatctagcatttctatttaatttttatgtttcaatCTTCTATTGAATAACCATGCAGGATTGGTAGTAGTGTATAAAACAATGCTCAAAAAATTAGAATCGGGTAAGAACCGGTTCAATGAATCGGGCTATTCATAACAATTTTGAATCGGTTATTTCAATGTtgataaaaaagtattaaaattcatatataatgCAATTGAAGTGtttaatatcatgtataaaagaGTAAGAAGTTATAAATTCATCGACTAAACATGTAATTTatcgacattttttttttttgcctcatatatgaagaaaataaaaatcgcAAATATACTACCTTATGCACAATCACAAATTTACTATAAAATACTCATtcatcttctaatttttttgttcaactaaagaaataaaagaattacatgttttatctttcaatttttgtaCTCTTCTTATTGCGTACAATGATGAAGaagttaatatatgtttaggtttataatattttattattacttttgtatttgaaattaaaaaataaactcaattgttaaacaatttttaaaaaaatacaggtGAATTACTTTAAAATTGACTAAAATCGATCGATTGAAGTGGTTTAGTGAATGATTCAAAACGTTTACTAAAATCGGTTCAATTTTTAACCAATTCAATTTGAATCGGCGCGAACCCTTTTTTCAAACTTAGGTATGGAGCGATATTTTATCTCCTTCTTTATCAAAGGCTTGTTGTAAAGTTTAAGCCAACTCTCGAAAATAGAAGTACCTTAAAAATGTGCCTTGTGCGCATGGGGGCACATAGACAAGAAAAGTATGTTTTATGGATCAAATTTTAAggtttagaatataaaaaataaatatatgaagtggacctccaacattttataaaattctcaagtgaatttgttaaaaaaagtttaaatgttcaataaatattatgatatcTAATTCATGTGTCAAtctttttctcatcttaaatTCAATCAAACGCGTTAGAaaattcaaatccatatcaactctcattttcactcattTTCCCGAGCACTCGTTATAAAAAGCATACGTAATTTCATGCTTAGGAAATTATCGACTTGtccaaaagttgaaaaagattataaagtAATGTAAAAactataagaaaatataatagaGCCTAAGCCAACCGAATATTCCAACCGACCCGAAGTTCGGAGTGAAACGCAACCCGCCAACTCTAGCAGCTCTGATCCTGTACCTTCGATCTCTTGattctcttcctcttcgacTTCCCTTGCTGCTCGCCTGGCTCCGATCCAACAACACACGACGACGAAGCTCCATCGCCCCCCTCACCCACGCCTCCCCGATCCGAATCCTTTATCGGTATCTGCTTTGTGCCGGAATCCGGGACGCTGTGTTTCCATGAGTTCAGGGTTTGGATCGAGGTCACGCAGCACTCTTGCCAGTCGAGGTCGTTCAGGTCGGCGATTACGTCCTCCAGAGCCACGAACGCCAACGACGAAACGTTGTCGTTCAGTGTGCAGCGCGAGGGATCCATGAGATCCAGTGTGTTCACTGCGTCGGTTACCACTTTCTGTGGCATTGTTGAAACAAAGGATCCGTAATTAGGATCCGTTTGGTTAATGAGAAAATGTAAGAAATTGAAACAAATTTATAGGTTATTCAGATAATATTTTGGACAAGTTTGTGAAACTTTTGACTCTCTTTTGGAACAAAAATACAGAATGTTCGTTGTGTTTGTAAATGCACTCCTTCAACAGAATGTTTATTGTGTTCGTAAATGCACTACTTCCATTTTCTCTATACCAAATATAGGGAAGTAAAAGAAGATATAATAACACTCACTTAATGAGCTAAGATTACATCTccgttttgtttctttttaaattcagaaatagaAAGGGTAGAAAGAAAAACTATTCGATCAGAAGTAAAACTTCCTTCTATTCTGTCCTATttttctcggcagccaaacagaGCCTAAGACAATTGCAGAAACAGTAAGAGAGGAAATCAATTGTCACCTTAGGAGCATTGTAGATTTTCTTCAACCCGTGCATGTCGATGACCTGCGAAATAAAAACCATGTGTTGCACCGTTCTTACAAGTTCTTTTGCTTGGATTTGGAGCGATGAGATTGAAAGAGTAACGCGGAAATTCAAAAAGAAGGAAGGTAGGAAAATAAAGATGAAGGAGACAGGAAGAACCTGGTTGAGGTATTGGATCGTGAGATGGAGTTGCTTATGAGACAGAAAGAAATCGACGTAGTTTTCTAATGTCATCTTCTTCTGCTTCCGGCGATAACCCATTCTTAACTATTGCCTCTCTGCTCCCTTTCCGCTTCAGTTGGGGGAACGTGGAAAGAAAAACCAACTTTTTATAGACTTGAACCAAAGTCCATATTGAATTACTCGAATATTTATTAGAAATACTCAAATACATagtcacaaaataaatatataaaattaatctcacaaactgatgtgatttatcaaattataaaattatttatattataaaacatatttgacaaatcacataaaatcatatcaattggtagaattacttttatataatctatttatagtTGTAGTacttttcattatatatattatactctaattaatatttaaatttattattttataaacaatagttaatttaatattaatgttagaTAAGTCAGAGGATATACATAAAGTACCACACATtcgttttgagaaaaaaaagtaagatcctattattaagaaaatgatttattcacgtgaatttcagatttattcatttttttaaaataaatatgctgAACttgaattataaatattatttttcttaattcaatGATTGATGAGCAAGTCTATAAAATTGAGATGAGAATGTTGTAAGTAGAATAAGCCTCCGTTTGGATGGCGAgaagattttatataaaagttaaaaattgaataaaatattgttagaatattattttttaatattattattattttaaaatttaaaaaagttgaattgtttattatattttatgtaagaatttaagaaaattataatgatgagatgaaataaaataaattcagatagtttctcaatctaaacaagattatatgattGATTTGGTTTCTGAACCATTTAATTGGGTTGGATGTTTAAGTTGTGATCACTTCATTTAACAATATCCACTCGAAGAAAATCTCTACTGTTATTATACCACTACGATTTTACATATCATCGtgtttctttaataatttttttataaccatAAATCCATAAAACATCCTGTTCATGTGggctttttaattatttcttgtcaTTATGCCAAAGCTTTAAACTTTGTAATTCTGACTCCGGTCCGATCTTCATTGAACTCTACTCTGACTCCTGACTCCGGTCCGATCTTCATAGtagatcatcaacataaataatttttcttttgtagaaaataaattaaaattaaaattaaaatacttataatttattctcttaagaaaataaaagtaaaaaacaaaacaaaaaaagaacattGGGTCACCAGCCACTGGCGGATCCACGTTGGGCTCAGAGAgagtttttgaaatttcaaaatttcccctaaattttattgataattccATAACTATAGAGAATTGTcaccctccccctccccctcccccatatacatatatatatatatatataatccccATATGCtttctagaatttttctaaaatttcaatatacttAGAAATACctctctctgattttttttcctatagtctcaaaattttgtataatttctatatattatctattttcaaggatgcaGCCTCACTAGGATTAATTTAaactaagtttaagaaaaataagaattttttaatatgaatctcaaagttttttgttatataatattagacttcttaatatgaaatttgaagtgaaaatataagaaaattcatttaaatttaatgatCTGTATGAATAATAGTTGAGAGATTTTATCCTCTAAACTTCATtgagtaagaaaaaatttatttaagatctcaattatatcattatatgtttGATGTGACacgaaaatatctagattttatatgaaatttaataaactacattacataatagaatgaaaagttaccttctaaaagatcacttgatagaTTCTACGAAAAGTTGCTCTCTAATAAATGAGAGTTGCCATGGCCATCACATAGTGTGTACGTAACACCTTGTCTCCTTAGagttaaaaatactattttttttttttttttaataaaaggagGACAACACCTCCTGAATTTTATTGCACATCACCTATGGCGGATAAGCTGTGGAAAACAAATAAGTGCCAACACTTACCAAAACATCCAAAAAAACATCACAACAGAGTCCCTCCACAGATGAATTAGGAGCTGTTTGAAACATATCTGAAGTAGGGAAGACCAAGCTTATCAGTCCTGCTCAATCCCCTCAATAGAGGAGGAACTGATGCCAACGAACTCCAAGATAATTCTACAACACCAGTGTCCGACGCAAGACGAGCCAAGAAATCTATCGGCGCATTTCTTTGCCTGAAGATATGAGAAACGGAGAAAGATTTATTGCTGAGCAGCCCCATAAGTTCCTCCACGTACCAAACAGGGCACTTAACTAGTCTCAACCAATTCACAACAATCATGGAGTCCAAACCTCTTTGTCAAATAATTCATACCTCCAGCAGTAAAACCATAAACTCTGCATAATTATTGGCTCCGTTTCCAATTGGTGAAGAAAAGGCTTGGATCAGATTACCAGCAGCATCACGTAAAAGTCCCCCTGCACCTGCCTTCCCCAGATTTCCTCTACTACttccatcaacattcaatttaatCCGACCCAATTTTGGTCTATGCCAGTGAACAACCTGCATACTTTTCATGCGTTTGATTCTTGGTTGGATGGAAGCACACCTTCAGAAAAACCAGTCATGTAGAAGCTGTCTTCTCCGAGCTTCTTACGTGAGATTAGAAAAAAATCGATGATTTTTCCTTACTAACCTGTTGACCAGACCAAGATTCATAAAGGGCTAGTGAATCCGAAATCACTTTTAGAGATTTTTTGCTACCATTTGAgaaaataacaatatcatcTGCATATAGTAGATGCAATATGATCGGTGCACCTCTTGGATGAGAAAAACTACCAATACGCCCTTCATAAAACCTCTTCTTCAAAATTCTAGATAAAATTTCTTCGACcatgataaacaaataaggagagATAGGGTTTCCTTGCCTCAAGCCCCGATCTCCTTGGAAGAAACCCTTGGTAACACCATTCATCACCACCGAATACCATGGGGAAGAGATACATTGCCTTACCAAATTACAAACAGTTTCAGAAAAACCAATTGCCAACATCACATGAATCAGAAAATTCCGGTCAATGCTGTCATATGCTTTGCCCATGtcaatttttaaaacaacattacCCCCTCGGACAGGCTTATGGAGACTCTGTATTAGTTCCTGTGTCAAACTcacattctcaaaaatacttctacctGGAATGAAAGCACACTGTTCCTCAGAAATAAATCGAGGAAGCAAGGGGGATAAGCAACCCACAAGAATTTTGGTAGATGCCTTGTAGAAGATTGAGCACAAACTTAGAGGGCGAAATTTGTCAAAACTTTTTGGGTTATCCACCTTCAGAATGAGTACAAGATATGAAGTTGTAAACTCTTTTGGAATGATATCCCCTTAAAAGAAATTGTGCACAACAACCACCACATCCTCCCCAACAATATCCCAAAAAGCTTTATAAGAACCAGATCCAAAGTCATCTAGACCAGGACTACTATCAGTAGGGATGGAAAACAAAACATCATTTACCTCTTGGATTGAAGGAATCTATAAGAGCATTGTTGCCCTCATCTTGCACCACTTTCTCAAGCCAAATTGCTAAGTCTATAAGAGAAAACTAATGGTTAGAGGATAAGAATTTCTGAAAATATTCCACCGCTCCCAAATGGAGCTCCTCAGGTGTTTTCATGTGAAACCACCACTTATCCCAATAGCTTAAGCTGatgggaagaggtagattttattttatatcttaacactccccctcactTGTGGGCTAGACTTCTCTTCAATGAGTAGGCCCAACAAGTGGAATATTTAGTTAAATGGAATAAAGTGTAGAGTCAGGATTCGAACTCAGGACCTCTGCTCtgatatcatgtgaaattaccacttatcccaaaagcttaagctgatgggaagaggtagattttattttatatcttaacatttcAAAAATATCTCCTCATTAATCCTCATCTCTCTCACCTGTTTTGAGTGTTTATTGGCCATAACTCGATAAATGGAAAAGTCAGCTTCACCCTTGTCTAGCCAAATTTGCTTAGCTTATTGAGCCAACCAGGTTTCCTCTCTACCAACCCACATAGACAGCTCCACCTTAGAAGCCAACAAATCCATCTCCAAATCCTCCGAAAACCCCTCTCACAACTGCTCTTCAAGCAAACATATTCTCGCCTCTAAGTCTCTAATATGGTTAGTAGTCCACCCAAAAACTTCTCGGTTCATCTTCGAAGTTTTCCCCTCAAGGCTTTAAGTTTCCTCGCAAGTCCAACCATACCTACAGGAGCTTGATCCACCTTCCAAGCATCCGTAACATAATGTTTAAAACCGTGATGACTACTCCACATTTGCTGGAACCTAAAAGGACGAAAACCATAATTGCACTCTTCAGGCTCCATGCGCACCTGCATAGGAGCATGGTCTGAACTTACCCTTGGAAGATAGGAGCCAGAACCCATTGAGAAGTCCAACATCCATGCTGAGTTTATCAACACCCTATCCTGCCTAGCCCAGCTCCGTGATTTGCCATTATGCCCATTAGACCAGGACATGTGATTTCCAGTGAAGTTCAACTCTGATAATCCTACACTGTctataaatgaattaaattccTCCATAGCAATTGTGATatctcgtattttagtgtatttattttttcttacaaaagattattattattattattattatttaatttaaaaattggttctcctgttttaaatttatcagatttctcgttggatttattttataattcttaagttgTGAATTTTACTTTGATgtattttcttgatattaatcAGTATTTGCATTCAAAttgctctttgctttaatgaataattttattgttggactttaattattttattttattaatattgagtcGCAGTGTTTTTAAttgacttttatttatttttattgtgcctttttcttttgttggactttaatgattattaattaatttatttttatatttattttccccCCCACGCACGGCACTACCCATGCACGTCTATCTCTTccctttctctagggttttcttatcACCtatataaagatacactttcaTCTTATATCTTGAGAATTACCCTGTGCCGTCGTTGAACCACTGTGCAGAACCACCCCGCCCTCCTAGTTCGACGCCAAACTCCTTTCTCCACGTAAAAACCGACGCCCACCCTTCTACTGTAAGCGGCCACCACCTAGGCCCAAAACCACTGTGTGCCACCTCCTCCTTTCAACAACCCAGCAGTGGAGGGTGCACCCCTTGCAGAAACCGTAAGTCAAGTCACCGTGTGATAGCCCCACCGCACAGCCGTTGGCAAACTGTGAACCCCACGTAGCCCAGTCGTTGCCTCTACATTACGACCCCACTTAGCACCGTCCCTGCACCACCACCGATGCACCCCTTCTCAGCCATCATGGTACAACTCCCACTA
Coding sequences:
- the LOC121251820 gene encoding uncharacterized protein LOC121251820; the protein is MGYRRKQKKMTLENYVDFFLSHKQLHLTIQYLNQVIDMHGLKKIYNAPKKVVTDAVNTLDLMDPSRCTLNDNVSSLAFVALEDVIADLNDLDWQECCVTSIQTLNSWKHSVPDSGTKQIPIKDSDRGGVGEGGDGASSSCVVGSEPGEQQGKSKRKRIKRSKVQDQSC